A segment of the Romeriopsis navalis LEGE 11480 genome:
CAAACTCATCCGGTTTATAACCAAACCAAACATGCTCAAACCGGATTTCACCGGCCACTGCTTCGGCATAACTGGCCGGAACCGTGGCCGTTCGATCCTGGATTTCGATCGGTTCTTCCATCAGTTCCCCGACGCGTTCGATCGCCGTAAAACCCGCCTGAATTGCGGTAAATTTTTCAGCAAACTGACGCAACGGATCGAATAACTTCGGTGACGCAAACACAAAGGTCGCCACGGTACCCGCATCAATCCGATCGCCGCTCAACAGCATCACACTCAACGACAAAATCCCCGCCGCCGCCGCAAACGCAATCCATTCCAACGAAGCTGACACCGAGGAATCATAGAAAATCGTCGCATCTACCGCATCGATATAGCGCTGGTTATTCTGCCGAAACATCTGGCTATTGGTAGTTTCGCGGCGGAACAGTTGCACGATCCCAATGCCGCTGATGTTTTCTTGCAGCGTCGCATTGAGCGAAGACAGTTCCTCACGGGCCTTATAGTTCGCCACCCGATATTTATTTTGGAAATACACCGTCAGCCAGGCCATCGGCCCCAACATCAGCAGCATCAACGTCGCCAACAACGGCTGAATCGTAAACAGCAAGATCGTCATTATGACGATCGAAACCATATCACTGAGAATGCCGATCGCCCCGGTCGAAAAGGCTTCGCCTAACGCATCCACGTCACTGGTCAAACGGGTAATCAGCTTCCCCACGGGAGTGCGATCAAAAAACCGCACCGCCAATGCCGTCACATGCTCAAACAAGTCATTGCGAATATCCGCCGTCACCGATTGGCCCACGATCTGGACGAGATAATTCTGCACCGTATTTAGCACTAACCGCACCAGCAGGACGGCCAGCGTTAATAGCACCAGCAGTTGCAGACCACCGGCCACCCCCTGGGCTTGCAAAAAGCCCCAGGCTGAAGGTTCTTCCTGAATAATCGACACCGCTTGCCCAGTCAAAATCGGCTGCAAGGCATTGCCCAAAGAACTCGGCACTAACAGCACCAAGGCCCAAAGCAAAATCTTGCGGTTCTGCTGGGCATAGGGCAATAGTCGCCGCACTAAGCGCCAATCATTGCGGCGGGGGGAGGCAGACTTTGGCGCGGGCGTTGCGGACATGGCGTAAATTCAGCGGGGTAAGCAGGGAAATAACTCAAGACAGGCAGCAAACGCCGTTAGACAAGCGCGGTGGCATTCACT
Coding sequences within it:
- a CDS encoding ABC transporter ATP-binding protein — encoded protein: MSATPAPKSASPRRNDWRLVRRLLPYAQQNRKILLWALVLLVPSSLGNALQPILTGQAVSIIQEEPSAWGFLQAQGVAGGLQLLVLLTLAVLLVRLVLNTVQNYLVQIVGQSVTADIRNDLFEHVTALAVRFFDRTPVGKLITRLTSDVDALGEAFSTGAIGILSDMVSIVIMTILLFTIQPLLATLMLLMLGPMAWLTVYFQNKYRVANYKAREELSSLNATLQENISGIGIVQLFRRETTNSQMFRQNNQRYIDAVDATIFYDSSVSASLEWIAFAAAAGILSLSVMLLSGDRIDAGTVATFVFASPKLFDPLRQFAEKFTAIQAGFTAIERVGELMEEPIEIQDRTATVPASYAEAVAGEIRFEHVWFGYKPDEFVLHDLDFTIRPGEKVALVGPTGAGKSSIIRLLSRLYDPTKGRILIDGTDIRDLPQAELRRRLAIILQDGFIFAGDVKSNITLGESYSLDAIKAAAAKTNVDRLIEQLPQGYDTALRERGTNLSGGQKQLLAFARAAIRDPKILVLDEATSSLDVGTEALIQEALERMLVNRTAIIIAHRLSTIRDVDRILVLKRGQLVESGSHDELLAIDDGLYASLYKLQMLGTDG